The nucleotide sequence CGAACACGCCCAACGGGCTCAGTTCTTCGCCTTCCTTGGTCGGCCAGTAGAGCCCGTTCTTCTTGCCTTCGTCGCTACGGAACTTCATCGCGTAAGTGAGCAGCCCGTCGTCTTCGCGGGGTACCCGCGCGTACTCGCGCTGGGCGTCAACGTAAGCCAGGCAGACTTGCATAGTATTCAGCTCGTTGCGGCCGATGCGACGGTTAAGGATCTCCTCTTTTCCTGCGGCGGTATCGAAACGCCACGTGTCTCCTTCTTTTACCACCGGGATCGGCAGTGGCCACTCATCCTGGCCGATGATTATCACCGCTTTCGTCTCAGCGGGACGTTCCAGTTTGTGCAACTGGTCGTAGGCGCGGACGAAGCGCTCCCGCTCCTGCGTATCGGCCACCGCATCACCGGACGCGATGAGCGGCCTGCCCTCCGGGCCCAGGATAGTAGCGAGGGTCTCCATGTCTCCGGTCTTTACGGCCTCGACGAGGGTCTGGACTGCCTCCTCCGGCGAGGCGAAGCTCTTCTGACGCTGCGGGTCGGCAGCGACAGCGTCCCGGGTTCCGGCGACGCCGATAAACAGTGCCACCACTACGATCATGGCCAGTCGGCCGATCAGGGTAGGACACGCAAATCGCTTATATGCAGACATCCTTACCTCCTGCAGAACTGCCATGCTTCACAGACTCCCCGCACATGCTGAAAGGCGGCGGGTTCGTTTAATGCCGCCCGCGGGGCCCCTTATCTGCTCCTCCGCGCCCGCCTCCTGCCGGCGCCTTCGGGACGCTCGGAGCCTGCCGTGCGGCGCTCGCGCCCATTCGGCTCATGCGCCCGCGGTTGCTGAAGTTCCGGATCTCGCCCCCGCGTCCCAGCCCCTCGAACACGGCTGGTGGGCGAGGCGTCTGAGGGATCGACGGCGCAACAGGGCTGCGTAACGGCCCCGATGACTGCGGCACCTGTGGCGCACGGCCGCGGAACGCCTCCCGGGCGCCCGCGCCAGGCAGCGGGCCCTGGCCGAAGCGCTGCCGTACGCCTGGATCATGGTAGGGGACACCCCGGCGGTGGCTCGCATCGTGATGCCAGGTGGGGGTGATGATGGTGGTTCGGTTGAAGGTGTTGAAGTTGTGCACGTTGACGACCGTGACGTGGTGACGGTGCCAGTCGAAGCCGCCCCAGAGGACCGACCCCACGGCCAGGCCGACACCGAACGACAACACGCTGGCCCCGACCACGTATCCCGGCGGATACCAATAATACGGAGGGTAAGCCGGCGCCCACCACAGCCCGTACACGACAGTGGGGTCGTAGATGGGGACGTAGATGATCTCCGGGATTACGGGCTCGATCCTGATGGCCTGCGGTTCGGTAACGACGATCTGCTGAGGGGTGCTCTGGAGGTAGCCTGCGGCCTGCGCCCTGACCCGCAGCGTCTGGATGGTAGCCATCACGGCCGGCTGCTGGGCGAGGAAGGCGTCCCCCAGTCTCTGGGTCCAGTCCAGATTCGCGTCCATCATGGCGAGCACCTGGGGGAATGCCGTCAGCGATTTCACGCTCGGATCCCAGGGCTGCTGTTGCATCGCCTCTTCCAGTTGCGGACCTATGACGTTCGGATATGCTTTGACCCAGCGAGCCGCCTGCACCACCTCCAGCGGATAGGTGGACGCCATCAGGATCTGCGCCAGGAGCGCATCGGGATATAGGGCGATCGGCGCCAGAAGCTGATCCAGCTCTTCCTGCCGGAAGGTCGGCGGCGCGGGTATCCCTGCGGGGGGCGGCGGCTGGAACTGCCCGAAAGCGCCGGGTGGCGCTGCCAGCACCAGGATCAGGACTCCAAGCAATCCGCGCCGTACCGCACCTTTCATCATCACGCTGCTGCCTCGCTCTTCTTGGTGTCGTTCAGCCCGATGACGGCTGATCGGTCGATGACCCTGGGCTCATCTTAACACCTTTGACAACAATTCGCCATACCGCCCTCTCCGGCCGGGGCTGGGCGGACCGGGCTCCATCATTCCTCTTCCCCTGTGCAGCGTGGCCAACTTGGCCAAGTACGAGATCAGGACCGAACCGTG is from Candidatus Methylomirabilota bacterium and encodes:
- a CDS encoding DUF2950 domain-containing protein, translated to MSAYKRFACPTLIGRLAMIVVVALFIGVAGTRDAVAADPQRQKSFASPEEAVQTLVEAVKTGDMETLATILGPEGRPLIASGDAVADTQERERFVRAYDQLHKLERPAETKAVIIIGQDEWPLPIPVVKEGDTWRFDTAAGKEEILNRRIGRNELNTMQVCLAYVDAQREYARVPREDDGLLTYAMKFRSDEGKKNGLYWPTKEGEELSPLGVFVANARAEGYSRKPSGDKPTPYHGYVYRILTAQGPAAPGGAHDYVVNGKMIGGFALVAYPAQYGVSGVMTFLVNYRGVIYEKDLGPDTEYVARAIQTYNPDQTWKQAGASSPPTR
- a CDS encoding DUF3300 domain-containing protein, encoding MMKGAVRRGLLGVLILVLAAPPGAFGQFQPPPPAGIPAPPTFRQEELDQLLAPIALYPDALLAQILMASTYPLEVVQAARWVKAYPNVIGPQLEEAMQQQPWDPSVKSLTAFPQVLAMMDANLDWTQRLGDAFLAQQPAVMATIQTLRVRAQAAGYLQSTPQQIVVTEPQAIRIEPVIPEIIYVPIYDPTVVYGLWWAPAYPPYYWYPPGYVVGASVLSFGVGLAVGSVLWGGFDWHRHHVTVVNVHNFNTFNRTTIITPTWHHDASHRRGVPYHDPGVRQRFGQGPLPGAGAREAFRGRAPQVPQSSGPLRSPVAPSIPQTPRPPAVFEGLGRGGEIRNFSNRGRMSRMGASAARQAPSVPKAPAGGGRGGADKGPRGRH